CGACTTTGCAAAGAAGGAGCCCGGCAAGCTGCGCATGGGTTCGTGGGGACCGGGCACCCAGCCGCATACCATCCAGACCTACATGGCCAGGAAGTATGGTGTCGACATCCTGCACGTGCCCTACCGCGGCGAGGGACCGATGGTGACCGACCTGCTGGCGGGCCAGGTCAACGTCACGGTGGGCTCGGTCACCGCGCTGCAGCAGCACTTTGCCGGCGGCAAGCTGCGGCCGATCGCCGTGACCGGACCGCGCCGCGCCAGGTCGCTGCCCGACGTGCCCACCTTTGCCGAGGCCGGCTATCCCGACGACGCCTACCGGCTGACCGGGCCGATCACGCTGATGGCCCCGGCCAAAACACCCCAGCCCATCATCGACCGCCTGGGGCGCGAGGTCAGCGCGCTGGTGAAAAGCCCGGCGTTTTCGAAGCGGATCGAGGACATGGGCGCCGAGCCCATCGGCAACACGCCGTCCGAGGCGGCCAGCGCCTACACCGCCTACCTGCCGGTGGTGCTGAAGCTGACCGCCGACACCGGGGTCACGCTGGACTGACGCCGCCCCCGGAGCGCCAGCCATGCGCCTTAGCCAGATCCAGGACTTCATCGCGGTGGCGGAAGGCGGCAGCACTTGTAACTTGAAACCGGTTCGGCACGCCTCGAAGCGATTTGCAGGCCGCTAAACTCAGGTGTGACATTTTTTCCCACGGCGCGGCCGAGGTACCTGCGGGCACTACAATGCTGCAAAAATTGCACCGGCAGCGCCCGCCTCCATGATCGACCTTGCAAGACGACGCCTGCGCGTACGCCTGAACCCCGCCGCGATGATCGTCCCGGCGACCATCGCCCTGGCGGTTGCCATCGCCGGACTGGGCGCCGCGGCACTGGCCCAGATGCGCAGCGACGCGCTGGCCGGCGCCAGCGAAGCCTCGGCCAATCTGGCGCTCACGCTGGAGCGCAGCATCTCGCGCAACCTGCATATCTACCAGTTCGCCATCGCCGGGGTCGCCGATGCCATGCAGGACCCGGAAGTGATGCAGCTGCCGACCGCCTTGCGCCAGCGCGTGCTGTTCGACCGCTCCATCAACGCCGAGGACATGGGCTCGCTGCTGGCCACCGATGCCAGCGGCAACCTGCTGCTCGATTCGCACCAATGGCCGCCGCGCGCCGTGAACCTTGCCGACCGCGACTATTTTCAGGCCCACGTGCACGACGCCAACGCCGGCATCTTCCTCAGCCAGCCGTTCCAGCCGCGGCTCACCGCGCAGAACAAGTCCATCGGACTGAGCCGGCGGGTGTCGGGGCCCGATGGCGCGTTCCGCGGCATCGTCGTCGGCACGCTGCGCCTGAACTACTTTCGCAAGCTGTTCGATGGCGTCAGCCTCGGCGGCGGCGGTACGCTGACGCTGCTGCGCACGGACGGGACCATCATCATGCGCCGCCCCTACGACGATGCGTCGGTGGGCCGCAATATCTCGGCCAGCCCTTCCTTTGCACCGCTGCTGCGGGGCACCGAAGGCAGCTTTATCGGCATCGCCGCGGTCGACGGCGTGCGGCGGCTGTACAGCTACCGGCGCCTGCCCGACTTCCCGCTCATGGTGGTGGTCGGGCTCTCGGTCCACGACGTGCTGGCCCCCTGGTACAAGCGCGCATGGTGGTTTGCCGGGCTGATTGCCGTGGTCGATGCGCTGATCGTGGCGCTGGCGGTGCTGCTGTCGCGCCAGTGGCGCCGCCGCCTCGACATGGAGGCGCACCTGCGCCTGATGGTGAATACCGATGGCCTGACCGGCCTGGGCAGCCGGCGCGCGCTGGATGACGCCGCCGACAAGGAATGGCGGCGGGCATGGCGCGACGGCCAGCCGCTGTCGCTGCTGATGGTCGATGTCGACCACTTCAAGCAGTTCAACGACCGCTACGGCCACGTTGCCGGCGACGATGCGCTGGCCGCGGTCGGCGACAGCATCCAGAAGCAGATCCGCCGGCCGGGCGACTA
This genomic window from Cupriavidus oxalaticus contains:
- a CDS encoding Bug family tripartite tricarboxylate transporter substrate binding protein, whose protein sequence is MKNRTFSRRRRVVLITAAALCLLPSGAGAEDAYPTKPVRLVVAYPAGGLTDTLARALADGLGKRLGQTIVVENKGGAGGIIGSDQAAKAAPDGYTLLLTIPGPITANLALYKKLPYDPRTDLRPISDIATARTVLAVNATVPVKTVAELIDFAKKEPGKLRMGSWGPGTQPHTIQTYMARKYGVDILHVPYRGEGPMVTDLLAGQVNVTVGSVTALQQHFAGGKLRPIAVTGPRRARSLPDVPTFAEAGYPDDAYRLTGPITLMAPAKTPQPIIDRLGREVSALVKSPAFSKRIEDMGAEPIGNTPSEAASAYTAYLPVVLKLTADTGVTLD
- a CDS encoding sensor domain-containing diguanylate cyclase, with amino-acid sequence MIDLARRRLRVRLNPAAMIVPATIALAVAIAGLGAAALAQMRSDALAGASEASANLALTLERSISRNLHIYQFAIAGVADAMQDPEVMQLPTALRQRVLFDRSINAEDMGSLLATDASGNLLLDSHQWPPRAVNLADRDYFQAHVHDANAGIFLSQPFQPRLTAQNKSIGLSRRVSGPDGAFRGIVVGTLRLNYFRKLFDGVSLGGGGTLTLLRTDGTIIMRRPYDDASVGRNISASPSFAPLLRGTEGSFIGIAAVDGVRRLYSYRRLPDFPLMVVVGLSVHDVLAPWYKRAWWFAGLIAVVDALIVALAVLLSRQWRRRLDMEAHLRLMVNTDGLTGLGSRRALDDAADKEWRRAWRDGQPLSLLMVDVDHFKQFNDRYGHVAGDDALAAVGDSIQKQIRRPGDYAGRYGGEEFAILLPGTPAAGAARIAEAIRHAVQALEIPNATSPLGTLTVSIGVATSSAGGGDAGPFADLRAFLHGGDQALYLAKRDGRNRVVILGEATPALAV